The nucleotide window GGTGCCCGGGTTCCGGCCCCTGGCACTAGCGGCGGCCATGGTGCATGTGCTGGCCTCGCTGCCCTTGCTGCTCCTGCTGGTGATGTCTGCCCCCACCCACGCCTGGTCGCGACCCCTCTGGTACCAGGTGGGGCTGGACTTGCAGCCCTGGGGGTGTCAGCCAAAGAGTGTGGAGGGCTGTAGGGGTGGCCTGAACTGTCCTGGCTACTGGCTGGGCCCTGGAGCAAGCCGCATCTACCCCGTGGCTGGGGTCATGATCACCACCACGATGCTGATGATCTGCCGAAAGATACTGCAGGGGCGGCGGTGCTCACAAGCCACCAAGGGTGAGGTGAGCACAGCTCTTCTTTCTCCCCCACAGCCCCTGCCTCAATGGACGTACGCTCAGTGAGCCTGTCTTCCACCCAACCCTGCCCCGTGGGTCCACACTGGCCTGTGGGcctcccacacccccacccccagctcacaGCCCATTGTCCCTGTGTCCACACACCTTCGTGGAACCCATGTCCACCACTCACAGCCAGCACCCTGCCCCCAACTCTCCCCTTTAGTACCCCTGCTCTCATCCAGCCCCTGTGGGCCCCATGACCACTGTAGCCCACAACAGACCCTCAGTGATCCTCTATCACCCTGAGTCTCCCTCCCATCCCATCTAGGCACTGCCCCGCACCCTACTCCCTGCTCCCCAGCTCCATCACTGCCCCTCATTGCATCTCCCTCTCTGCCCACCAGTCTCACTCCTGCCTCTTGGTCCTGTTCTCAGCATCCGCAGGTGACCACTGAGCCCTGCGGACCCTGGAAACGGCGGGCCCCAATCTCAGACCACACCCTGCTCCGTGGGGTCCTGCACATGCTGGATGCCCTCCTGGTCCACATCGAAGGCCACCTACGtcatctagccacccagcagcaAATCCAAATAAAGGGGACTTCCGCCCAGAGTGGGTGACCGAACACGTGCCTCTCTTTGCCTGACAGCCTGAGGTCCTGGGCCAGGTCTGCTCTTCCAGGCCTGTCTGGACCGTGTGTCCCTTTTCAACTTTTAGAGCCAGCTGACTTGGTGTCCAGGACGGGCGGGCAGGTTCGGCACAGGCTGGCTCACACTGCTCCATTGCCCCCACCAACTGACCTTTCCTCCCTAAGGATCCCTCCTGGAGACACAACTGCTCCTCTGGGCTGGGCAGGgtagctcacacatgtaatcccagtgctttgagaggccaaggtgggaggatcatttgagctcaagagttcgagaccagcctgggcaacatggcaagacctcatccctacaaaaaatacaaacaaacatacaaaaattagctgagcacacacatagtggtgtgtgcctgtagtaccaactactcaggaagctgaggtgggaggatggcttgggcctggcaggcagtggttgcagtgagccaagattgtgccactgtactccagcctgggtgacagagcaagaacttgtctcaaaacaaacaaaaactgctcCTCTGGCCTGACCAGTACCTGGGGACTCCCAGTGTGATGGAAGAGGACTTACCATCGGGACAGACTTGGGTGGCTCAGGAAAGGTTGCCCAGAGGAGCAGACAACCTGGCTGAGCCCTGAGGGAAAATGGGTATGAGGAAGGGAAATCTGGGTGGCGGTCTGGTTCTGAGCAAAGGCCACGTGCTGTGTTTGGTACTCTCTGCACATGGGCAAGGTGGGCAGTGCCCATGATAAAGGGCCTCAAGTGCCGAGTGAGGGAACTGGGCCTCTCCAGTGCACAGGGGGAGCTGAGGAAGGACCTGGTCAGCTGAGAagaggggtgggggcagtggtgaAGCTGGAACCAGATGCTAAGGATCTCTGATGGGGGACTGAGAGCCCCAAGCCCCCATCACTGTGGAGTCGCACACCCTTTGGCTTCACCCATCCTTGTCACCACCTCAGGGAGGTGACTTTAGTCCTGCCATCAAACAGCAGCTGGCTCTGGTTTCCTTCTTCCCAGGCCCTGCAAGGCCCTCCCTTGAGAGGCCACTGCGCTGTCTCCAATAACAGCCCCTCCCCAGATTCTTGGCTCCAGCAGCCCCAACCTGGGGTCAGGCAGGCCACCCTAGCTGCCTTTGTTTCTATGGCAGTCTCAAACGTGCTCTAGTGCCTCAGCGGCCCTTGCTCCAAGGCCCCTGGAAAAGAAGGGACCCTCACTTCTttactccctttctctttctttttccctctttttaaaattgtttctttttgtttttttgatgaactcaagcaatcctcctgccttggcctcccaagtagctgagactaccggcatacatcaccatacccagctaattaaaaaatatatatatatttgtagagatggagtccatcttgcccaggctggtcttgactcctggcttcaactgatcctcttgcctcagcctctcaaagtgccgggatgacaggTACGAACCACAGTGCCTGTCCCAGGTTCCTGTTTTAGAAAAAGACAACAACGTTATGAATTCAAAAATGGAAGTGAATTAAAATAGtgagaaaagaaatgatgaaacttttttttgaaaactttttttttaaattgacaaatactACAATACTaaatccagaaaaataatataacttGTGGCAACTTCCTGACATATTTCTAATACTTTGGTCCCCTACATGGTCTGGCTTCTTACTCTGAAGGCCTCTACAGAGGACAAGGATTTTGTGATTTTGCGGGGAGATATTTTCCACACAGAGAAAAGATAGTTCAGTCTTCCTCCTAACACGGTTGaaatttgtgttttcattattgGTAGTTTAGGAAAGTTAAACTTCCTAATCTGTTGTTGATGGTGCCATACAAATGTTCTGGATTGTTCTAAAATTTGAGAAACTGTCATCAGCCTTCTTTCATATAGGAACTATGAAATTTGGAAGAATTTTCCACAGATGAGGTTCTGGCTTCACGCATTTCAAACCTTGTTCTCCTTCCACGGTtcacagttttcccagcaccgggTTGCGTGGGGCATGTCCTTAAGGGAATAGGACTTTGCACTCCTGTCCTTACCCAGCAGGATTTTCCTACGAGCCACATTCCTAGTTTATTCTAGAACAAGACCAATAAACTAACTTTACACAAGGGTGGAGCAAACCACATAAATATGTCCTTCTAAACCTGGtgtggaaagtaaaaaaaaaaaacttcctcttcaaagtttcccttcttgttaaagaataaattataagTGTTacaaataatagtttcttttaaagactaactTCCTTTAAGCCTCCTCACTTTGTGCTAATAACTCTTTGTTAAGCCCTATCTTATGTAGCTGTTAGATATACAGAAATAAGTACATTCTGTGTCCTTGTACTTTAACCAACATA belongs to Pongo pygmaeus isolate AG05252 chromosome 2, NHGRI_mPonPyg2-v2.0_pri, whole genome shotgun sequence and includes:
- the TMEM89 gene encoding transmembrane protein 89; amino-acid sequence: MGLAGTCCLRARPVPGGGAFARCQVPGFRPLALAAAMVHVLASLPLLLLLVMSAPTHAWSRPLWYQVGLDLQPWGCQPKSVEGCRGGLNCPGYWLGPGASRIYPVAGVMITTTMLMICRKILQGRRCSQATKGEHPQVTTEPCGPWKRRAPISDHTLLRGVLHMLDALLVHIEGHLRHLATQQQIQIKGTSAQSG